The Hymenobacter baengnokdamensis genome includes a region encoding these proteins:
- a CDS encoding TonB-dependent receptor, whose protein sequence is MKPLPLLLVLSALPLAGPALAQQVPTPARPAAATVLLGTVRDAQGQSLELVVVGLEGRAGGATTDAQGNFTLRLARPVSGPVVLVARRLGYLPLRQLLRLPDDAAQPLRLALQADTKALGGVTVRGRSAGADTREQASLIQLDPQTAKVLPSPFGDFNAILKTLPGVISNNELTSTYNVRGGNYDENLLYVNGFEVYRPFLVTQAQQEGLSFINPDLVQKVDFSTGGWQPKYGDKLSSVLDIQYKEPEKFAASATASLVGGAAHVEARSANNRVSYLAGVRYKNAQYVFNALNQQQGNYNPTFYDGQAYVNIGLGRKDGDLQKTSLGILGVVAHNDYRFVPVSGQVTFSTDVNQVARVNIYYDGRERMQYDTYQTGLDLRHNFHPGLQLDLLASALTTREFEFRDVEAAYTFADVNRDPNSPDFNQPVRQRNIGSSFNHARNDLTAQVYTAELRGRWNPGGDPTGPHTIRWGIKTGHEIIHDQIDEYSFADSADYVPDARRTRLATNLSLESQRTQGYAQHTWQIDSLKTLTYGVRAHYWSVNEELVISPRIQFAARSRRHPERSWKLAAGVYDQPPFYRELRDMQGQLNTELRAQKSLHFVLGRQIEVHLMDRPFRLNTEAYYKRLTDVVPYEVDNVRLRYYATNSATAYAAGFETRLTGEFVKGVESWLSLGVLTTQEKGDTTATYDKNGKRTGFETLGYIRRPQDQRVTASIFFQDHLPDNPSVRGYLNLVFGTGLPFSPPGLPQFRGAGALTTPYQRVDVGFSKVVSLRSAPKPHLYSLESLWLSLEILNLLGANNVAGYSYLQDVNGRTYAVPSYLSQRVVNLRAIARF, encoded by the coding sequence TTGAAGCCTCTACCGTTACTCCTCGTATTAAGTGCGCTGCCGCTGGCCGGGCCGGCGCTGGCCCAGCAGGTGCCCACGCCGGCCCGGCCAGCGGCCGCTACCGTGCTTCTGGGCACCGTGCGCGATGCCCAGGGCCAGTCGCTCGAACTGGTCGTGGTGGGCCTCGAAGGCCGGGCCGGCGGCGCCACTACCGACGCCCAGGGCAATTTTACCCTGCGCCTGGCCCGGCCCGTGAGCGGCCCGGTAGTGCTGGTAGCGCGCCGCCTGGGCTACCTTCCCCTACGCCAGCTCCTGCGCCTGCCCGACGATGCCGCCCAGCCCCTGCGCCTGGCTTTGCAGGCCGATACCAAGGCCCTGGGCGGCGTAACCGTGCGGGGCCGCTCGGCGGGGGCCGATACCCGTGAGCAGGCCAGCCTCATTCAGCTCGACCCGCAGACGGCCAAGGTATTGCCCTCGCCCTTTGGCGACTTTAACGCTATTCTCAAAACGCTGCCGGGCGTAATCAGCAACAACGAGCTGACCAGCACCTACAACGTGCGTGGCGGCAACTACGACGAGAACCTGCTCTATGTCAACGGGTTTGAGGTGTACCGACCCTTTCTGGTGACGCAGGCGCAGCAGGAGGGGCTGAGCTTCATCAACCCCGACCTGGTGCAGAAGGTCGATTTCAGTACCGGCGGCTGGCAGCCCAAGTACGGCGACAAGCTTTCCTCGGTGCTGGATATTCAGTACAAAGAGCCCGAAAAATTTGCCGCTTCGGCCACGGCCAGCCTCGTGGGCGGCGCCGCCCACGTCGAGGCCCGCTCGGCCAACAACCGGGTAAGCTACCTGGCTGGGGTGCGCTACAAGAATGCGCAGTATGTATTTAATGCCCTTAATCAGCAGCAGGGCAACTACAACCCGACCTTTTACGACGGCCAGGCGTACGTCAATATCGGCCTGGGCCGCAAGGATGGCGACCTGCAGAAAACCAGTCTGGGTATCCTGGGCGTGGTGGCCCACAACGACTACCGCTTTGTGCCGGTGAGCGGGCAGGTCACGTTCTCGACCGACGTGAACCAGGTGGCGCGGGTGAACATCTACTATGATGGCCGCGAGCGCATGCAGTACGATACCTACCAGACGGGCCTCGACTTGCGGCATAACTTTCACCCCGGCCTGCAGCTCGACTTGCTGGCGTCGGCGCTGACTACCCGCGAGTTTGAGTTTCGCGATGTGGAGGCTGCCTACACCTTTGCCGACGTAAACCGCGACCCCAACAGCCCCGATTTCAACCAGCCCGTGCGCCAGCGCAACATCGGCTCCAGCTTCAACCACGCCCGCAACGACCTCACGGCGCAGGTGTACACGGCCGAGCTACGGGGCCGCTGGAACCCCGGCGGCGACCCCACCGGCCCGCACACCATTCGCTGGGGCATCAAAACCGGTCACGAAATCATTCATGACCAGATTGATGAGTACAGCTTTGCCGACTCGGCCGACTACGTGCCCGATGCCCGGCGCACCCGCCTCGCCACCAACCTCAGCCTGGAAAGCCAGCGCACCCAGGGCTACGCCCAGCACACCTGGCAAATTGACTCGCTCAAAACGCTTACCTACGGCGTGCGGGCGCACTACTGGTCGGTTAATGAAGAGCTGGTAATCAGCCCCCGCATTCAGTTTGCCGCGCGCAGCCGCCGCCACCCCGAGCGCAGCTGGAAGCTGGCAGCCGGCGTGTACGACCAGCCGCCCTTCTACCGCGAGTTGCGCGATATGCAGGGCCAGCTCAATACCGAGCTGCGGGCCCAGAAGTCGCTGCACTTTGTGCTGGGCCGCCAGATTGAGGTGCACCTCATGGACCGCCCCTTCCGCCTCAACACGGAGGCGTACTATAAGCGCCTCACCGACGTGGTGCCCTACGAAGTAGACAATGTGCGCCTGCGCTACTACGCCACCAACAGCGCTACGGCCTACGCCGCCGGCTTCGAAACCCGCCTCACCGGCGAGTTTGTAAAGGGCGTGGAGTCGTGGCTGAGCCTGGGCGTGCTCACCACCCAGGAAAAGGGTGACACCACCGCCACCTACGATAAGAATGGCAAGCGTACCGGCTTCGAAACGCTGGGCTACATCCGCCGCCCGCAAGACCAGCGGGTGACGGCCAGCATCTTCTTTCAGGACCACCTGCCCGACAACCCCTCCGTGCGCGGCTACCTGAATCTGGTTTTTGGTACCGGCCTGCCGTTTAGTCCGCCCGGCCTGCCTCAGTTTCGGGGCGCGGGCGCACTTACTACGCCCTATCAGCGCGTCGATGTCGGGTTTTCCAAGGTCGTGAGCCTGCGCAGTGCTCCCAAGCCGCACCTGTACTCGCTCGAAAGCCTGTGGCTAAGCCTGGAGATTCTTAACCTGCTGGGGGCCAATAACGTGGCCGGCTACAGCTATTTGCAGGATGTAAACGGCCGCACCTACGCGGTGCCCAGCTACTTATCGCAGCGCGTAGTAAATCTGCGGGCCATCGCCCGGTTTTAA
- a CDS encoding S8 family serine peptidase yields the protein MKNLLGAVAALLLLVAAAPGARAQTTGYRYFVYFKDKAGTPYSVAQPQAFLSARALARRSRQGIAVRPRDLPVSPAYLTQLRAVPGSPQVLYTSRWLNGAVVACDSATLVQVQRLPAVQSTQLLSRAAPQSPRPAGAVTSIATPPAPATPRATYGPAYAQNQLLGVPGMHEAGFRGENMQIALFDAGFPGADQLTALQNVQQQHRVASTRNFVDGGRQVYLRNGHGTACLSTIGGELPGYYIGTAPHATFHLCITEDIDSESPVEEANWLAAAEYADSVGVDVISSSLGYTTFDDAALSHSYADLNGRTAISSRAALGAARVGIVVVNSAGNDGGNSWHYVSVPADADSIITVGAVDSLRNHAGFSSYGPTADGRIKPTLSSMGVSSAVLTPSGTIMRGSGTSYACPELAGLVAGFWQANPTLTAQQVIAALKNGASQAQSPDNTLGYGIADFGKAYNLLHPSAPLAASAGPAAESPLAIFPNPSQREELMLSVPPSLRRQVLRVRVLDTKGALLSEQLLPASPAATAALRLPGRRLAPGAYLCTVQPVAGGALQTVRFVRQ from the coding sequence ATGAAAAATTTATTAGGTGCAGTCGCTGCCTTGCTGCTGCTCGTGGCCGCCGCTCCCGGTGCCCGGGCCCAGACGACCGGGTACCGCTACTTTGTGTATTTCAAAGACAAGGCCGGCACCCCGTACTCGGTGGCTCAGCCTCAGGCATTTTTGTCGGCCCGCGCGCTGGCGCGGCGTAGTCGCCAGGGCATAGCCGTGCGTCCCCGCGACCTGCCCGTGAGTCCGGCTTACCTGACCCAGCTGCGGGCCGTGCCGGGTAGCCCCCAGGTTTTGTACACCTCGCGCTGGCTCAACGGCGCCGTAGTCGCCTGCGATTCGGCCACCCTGGTGCAGGTGCAGCGGCTGCCGGCCGTGCAAAGCACGCAGCTGCTAAGCCGGGCCGCCCCACAGTCGCCGCGGCCGGCCGGTGCCGTTACCTCCATTGCCACGCCGCCCGCGCCCGCCACCCCGCGTGCTACCTACGGCCCCGCTTATGCCCAGAACCAGCTGCTGGGCGTCCCCGGCATGCACGAGGCGGGCTTTCGGGGCGAGAATATGCAGATTGCGCTATTTGACGCCGGTTTTCCGGGGGCCGACCAGCTCACGGCCCTGCAAAATGTGCAGCAGCAGCATCGGGTAGCCAGCACCCGCAACTTTGTGGATGGCGGCCGGCAGGTGTACCTGCGCAACGGCCACGGCACGGCCTGCCTCTCTACGATTGGCGGCGAATTACCAGGATACTATATCGGAACCGCCCCGCACGCCACCTTCCACCTCTGCATTACGGAGGATATTGACAGCGAGTCGCCGGTGGAAGAAGCCAACTGGCTGGCCGCCGCCGAGTATGCCGACTCGGTCGGCGTCGATGTTATCAGCTCGTCGCTGGGCTATACTACCTTCGATGATGCGGCCTTATCGCACAGCTACGCCGACCTCAACGGCCGCACGGCAATTAGCAGCCGGGCGGCCCTGGGAGCCGCCCGCGTGGGGATAGTGGTCGTAAACTCGGCCGGCAACGATGGCGGCAACAGCTGGCATTACGTGAGCGTGCCGGCCGATGCGGACAGCATCATTACGGTCGGGGCCGTCGATTCGCTGCGCAACCACGCCGGCTTCAGCTCCTACGGCCCAACCGCCGATGGCCGCATCAAGCCCACGCTTTCTTCCATGGGCGTGTCGTCGGCAGTGCTGACGCCCAGCGGCACCATCATGCGCGGCAGCGGCACCTCCTACGCCTGTCCCGAGCTGGCCGGCCTGGTAGCGGGCTTCTGGCAGGCCAACCCCACGCTCACGGCGCAGCAGGTAATTGCGGCGCTCAAAAACGGCGCCTCCCAGGCGCAAAGCCCCGATAATACCCTGGGCTACGGCATTGCTGATTTTGGCAAAGCCTACAACCTGCTGCACCCCAGCGCCCCGCTGGCTGCCAGCGCCGGGCCGGCGGCCGAGTCGCCCCTGGCCATCTTTCCCAACCCCAGCCAGCGCGAGGAGCTGATGCTGAGCGTGCCACCCAGCCTGCGCCGCCAGGTGCTGCGGGTGCGGGTGCTCGATACCAAAGGGGCCCTGCTCAGCGAGCAGCTGCTGCCCGCCAGCCCGGCCGCAACGGCGGCGCTGCGCCTGCCTGGTCGCCGCCTGGCGCCGGGCGCTTACCTCTGCACCGTGCAGCCGGTGGCCGGCGGAGCCCTGCAAACGGTGCGGTTCGTGCGGCAGTAG